One Sander vitreus isolate 19-12246 chromosome 23, sanVit1, whole genome shotgun sequence DNA window includes the following coding sequences:
- the LOC144512249 gene encoding small integral membrane protein 30, giving the protein MAPKVELPNAAAIVWLIFLSLIPPAEAYDAGDALALLLGTIVTGVGFCALLGWYARKRNGQQ; this is encoded by the coding sequence ATGGCTCCCAAAGTTGAACTTCCAAACGCTGCAGCGATCGTCTGGCTGATATTCCTGTCTCTGATCCCCCCGGCGGAGGCTTACGATGCGGGCGATGCATTAGCCCTGCTGCTGGGCACTATCGTGACCGGGGTGGGTTTCTGTGCCTTACTCGGCTGGTACGCACGGAAGCGGAACGGACAGCAGTGA